In Paenibacillus sonchi, the genomic stretch CGGCCTCGGAATGCTCACGGGCGGACTCCGCCGCCTGACGGCTGATAGCGGCTTCCTTCACCGCATGCTGTGCCTGTTCTGCTGCCGAGCGGTGAAGCTGTCTGCTGCTCTCCAGTCCTGTCTGCAGCTCCTGCAGGCGTTTCTCGCATTCTGCCAGCAATGCAGCGGCCGCCCGGCCGCCGGTCCACTGGAGCAGGCGCTGCTCCTTCTCCCGCTCCAGCGCTTCTTTGCCTTCAAGCTGCGCGTTCCACTGGGCCAAGTCTCTGTCCAAAGCTGCAATCTCCTCCTGCAGCGCCTGCACGGAAGTGCTCTTGTCATCCAGAAACTTGACACTGATCTCCAGCCGTCCTCTGATCTCCTCAGCCTGCTCATCCTTCTTCAGCATTTCACGGTAGGCATGTTCGGCTGTTTCCGGTGCCAGCTCCGGAAACAGCCGTGACCATTCCTCCCGGAGCTCTTCCAGCTGCCGGTCCAGATCTCCGGCCTTGGCTGTCAGGCCTTGCAGCCACACTGCTTCGGCTTCCACCGCCGCAGTTTCCTTGTGGCTCAGCTGCTGCTGCTCCTGCAAGGAACGCTGCCACTCTGCTGCAACCCGGCGCAATTCACCGGAACGGGACTTCAGCGCAGAAAATTCAGCTTCCAAGCGGGACAGGGCCTGCTCATCAGGAACTGTGGGGGAACCGGAAGCTGCATCGGGACCCGAAGCAGCCGCTGCCTGCGATGGATCAAGAGAGTCCTGGACTGCTTCATGGCTGGAGGGGGCCGGTGAACGCGATAGGTCAAAAGAGCCCTGGGCAGCTTCAAAGCTGGAAAGGGCCGCAGGACGCGATGGGTCATCAGAGTTCCGAGCCGCTGCAAGGCTGGAAGGCGCCGCAGAAGCCGCGGTACCGCCGCGCTGCTCCATTCCTGCAGCCGCAGGTGCTGCGAAGGATTCTGCCGCCTCTGCGCCGTATACCTGCTCCAGCCAGGCCATGTCTTGCTCCAGCAGGCCCCGGAACCAATGCCGCGCTTCAAGCGCCCGTCTGCCCAGGGTCCTGGACTGTTCGAGCTGACGTTCCAGCTCTTCCCGCCCGGCGCTGTCCTCTGCCAGCGCCGGCGCGGGTGGTGGAGGCTGCCGCAGACCGGACAAGGCTGCCCGTCCTGCAGTTCACTGGCGAGCGACAGGGAGAGCCGGTGCAGCTCTTGGCCTTTGAGCGCCGCCGCAAGCGTGCTTCCATGAAGCTCCAGCTGACCGGCGGCGGCCTCTGCTGCGGCCTCCCCGGCGCGCAGCTGTTCCAGGTGCAGCGCTGCGGCGGCGATTCCCCCGCCGCGCTGCGCCTCAAGCGACCGCTGCCGATCCCCGGCGGCAGCCAGCCGCGCCTCTGCCGCCGCGAGTACCGCGGCGCGCTCGGCGCGTTCACGTTCCGCCGTCTCCCGCTGGGAGGAGGCGGAACGCAGGCCTTGCAGCCGCTGCATGGCTTCCTGCAGCGACTGCCGCTCCTGGGAGCGGACCGCTAACGGCTGCAGGCTCTGCTGCAGCTCGTGCTGGCGCTTTTGGCCCTTGGCCAAAAGCTCACGCTCCCGGGCCATGCTCTCCCGCCGGGCAGCCAGCCCGCGGGAGGCCTCGTCGCGGCGCTCCAGCACCGCCGCGCGCTCGCGCCGCAGCCCGCCGAGCTCAGCTTCCAGCTCGAGCGCGCGGCGGTACGTATCCGCCCCCTGCCGGAGGGCGGGTTCCTCCGCAGCCAGCGCGGCCTGCGCGGCCGCTTCAGCTGCGGCCAGCTCCGCCGCCTTCCGCTCGGCGGCGGCGGCCTGCACCTCCTGGCCCTCCGCGCGGGCCAGGCGGCTCTTCCAGGCCTCTTCCGCGCTGCGCCAGGCTTTCAGCGCGGGCAGCATGTTCTCGGCTTCGTCAGACTTGCCGAGCTTCTGCTCCAGCAGGAGAATGTCTGCCTCCTGCGCGAGCAAAGCCTGGCGCTGCCCCTCGCGCCGGGCGCGCTCGTCCTGCAGCTCGCGGATGCGGGCATAACGTTCCGCGCGCTGCACCGCCTCATCCAGCCGCTTGCGGCAGTCTGCCGCCTGCCGGACCGCTTCCTGCAGCCGTCCGGCGGCAGCCTCAACATCCGCCTTGCCTGCACTGCCCAGCCCCTGCTGCTCGGCTTCCAGCGCCCGCAGGGCGGCTTCATTCTCCTTGACCCGGCGGCTGAGCTTCAGCGCCAGCCCGTCGCCATACTGCTCCAGATGAAAAAGACGCTGCAGCATTTGTCTGCGGTCCACGCCGCGCAGCGACAGAAATTCGGCAAATTTCCCCTGCGGCAGTACAACGGCACGGGTGAAGTCATCCATTTTGAGCCCGATATGCTCTTCCACGCACCGGGTAACATCCGCGAGCTTGTCGGCCAGCACATGATCACCGTCTGCGGCAACTTCAATGAAACGGCTGATCGTATTGCTCACCGACTGGTCTCCGGTCCGTTTGAATTTCCGTTCCACCCTGTAGCGGCGGGGACCGGAAGAGGAAGTGAGCTCAAAAGTAAAAGCAACGCTTAACTGGTCCTCGGAATGGTTCATGATGCCCTGGGTCCCATTGACCGCACGTTCCACCTTCCCGTACATTGCCAGGGTTATCGCGTCCAGCACGCTGGATTTGCCGCTTCCCGTCGGTCCGAAAATACCGAACAGCCCCGTCTCCGTCAGACTTCCAAAATCAATCTCCTGCTGCTCTCTATAGCTTTGGAGTCCGGCTACTTTTAGTAGAATTGGTTTCACTTCAGTTCTCCTCCCCTTCCGCAGACTCGAGCCGCTCTTCTTCCGCCAGCTCCAGGAACAGCTCGATCAGGCTGTCCTCAGGCTCTGCCCCGCCGGTCTGCCGCTGATAAAATCTGCGGAACAGCTCCTGCACCGGCATGCGCGAGCGGGCCATCTCCTCAAGCTCCTGCTCCATCTGCGGATAAACCGGGCGGATATGTATAATCCCCTCGCGGGATTTGCGCAGCCGCTGGATATCATTCAGCGACATCGCTTCCGTGAGGCGGAGCTCCAGGTCAATAAAAGCTGTGGCGTCCCGGCCCTCATCCAGCCAGCCGTAGACCTCCTGCAAGCCTCCGGAGGACTTCCAGTTCACCAGAGGACGGCCGCAGCGGAGATAAATTTCCTCGAAAGAGGGTTCGGCTCCGGGCACAACCTCTATCAATGCCACGGACTTCGCCTGGCCGGCTTCGGAGAAGCTGTAGGCCAGCGGCGATCCGCTGTAACGGATCATGCTGTCGCCTTTTACGCGCTGGGCGCGGTGCAGATGCCCCAACGCTGTATACTGTGCACCGCATGACAACGCTGAAGGATCTACAGTGTACGCTCCGCCGACCTGAATAGGCCGCTCGGAGTCACTCTCCACTCCGCCCAGCACATAGATATGGCTCATCGCCAGATTGACGGTCTGCGGCGTGAATTCCCGGCCCAGCAGATTCATCAGCCTGCCGACCCGGGCACTATAGGCAAGGCGAAGCTCATCTTCTCCCGCATCCCCGGCAAGGAGCTCGCCAAGCCGTGCTTCGGAGGGGTAAGGGAGCGCAGCGATTTTGGCAACCTCGCCTGTACGTGCGGCATGAACCGTCACCGGTTCGGAGGTAGGCATGCCTACCAGTGTAATGCCTTGCCTGCGGACAAGCGGGGATACGGACGCGACACGCTCCGGCTGATCGTGATTGCCGGAGATGACCACAAGCGGCCTGCCATCCGCAGTCAGCCGGGCGGCTGCATCGTAGAACAGCTGCTCCGCCGCTGCCGGCGGATTCACAGAGTCATAGACATCCCCCGCCATCAAGATAAGATCTGCCTGGGATGCATCGGCAATCTCCACCAGCTCATCGATGAACTGCTCCTGCTCCTTCTGCCGGCTTCTTCCTTCCAGCGTCCGCCCCAGATGCCAGTCTCCCGTATGCAAAATGCGCATTTACGCCCTCTTTTCCCCGCCCGTCATGCGGCTTTGATAGATTAATAAGATTGATTTATATAATAGATAGATTTATAGATTCCAGTCATATCCAAGGATAGATTTATAGCTTCACTGCATGTCCGCCATCAAAAAAGTACAGCCAGATCTCGGAGACCGGCTCCCCCAGAATGGCCAGCAGCGCCTTGCTGTACAGCTCCAGCTGAAAACGGTACTTCTCCTTAAGGGTTTCCAATCCGCCCTGATGCTCCAGCACAGCATCGGTCTTATAATCCAGCAGAATCAGCCGCCCCTCTTCCCGGAACAGGCAGTCGATAACACCTTGAATCAGGACAGATTCACCAAAGGCCTCGTTTCCTGCAGGAGCTTCAAGCCCCGCTGCCGCTTCATTCAGATACTCAAGGCCATGATACGCTTCACCGGCCGGTACCATATAACTGAACGGCTGCTCTCTTCTTTTCCAGGAGGCTCCGATCAGTCTGCGGCCCATTTCCCCTGAATAAAACGCCTCAATATCACTAATTTCTACAGCCTCAGCCTGCTCGCCGGTAAGTATGGCCAGCCGCGTAAGGCGTGCGATTGTGGCTTCCAGAACAGACCGGTCTACCACACCCTCCAGCGGCATATGCTGCATCACGGTATGATAGGCCGTCCCCCGCTCTGAAGGCGACAAGCCCCGCTTCTCCATAAACTTCGGACGCTGCAGATGCAGACTGTCCGTCCCTGCCGCCCCGCGCGTCAGGCTGAGCCCTGCATCACCATACAGGGATTCTTCCAGCAAATCGTATGACGGCTGCTCCTGCATGGACAGCATCGATTTCAGTTCGGTGACTGAGGTTTTAGCGGGAATCCCGGATGCGGCTGCATAAGGATACACCCATTTCAAGCGCCCGGTTACTTCGGCCTCTCTTGCAGCGCTCCCGTTGGGAACACGGCGGCCGTGCCGGAGGGCTTCAAGCGCAGCCTGCCGTTCCTCATTCTGATCCGCAGTACCCGATCCAGCCAGAGCTGACCCGGAACTGAGCTCCTGCGCGTTCACCGCAGAGATGCTCCAATTGGAAGCATCGCCATGGAGCACCGCAGATACAGGCCCATCGGCACCTGCCAGCTTGCGCAGGATAGCCGCGCGGGGATGGCGGATCAGCGCCGGCCCCACCCAATCCAAATAGCTGCGGCCCCGGGCCAGCATATGGTCTTCCAGCAGCATTTGCTCCCGGCCCTGCACACTGCTCCAGCCCGCAAGGGTGCGGGGCAAATCCCGCACGGTGCCGACCAGGATCATTTTGTCGCGCGGCCGGGTTAATCCGACATAGAGTACACGCATTTCCTCGGCCAGCAGTTCCAGACGGGAGCGGCGGCTAATCGCCAGATAAGGCAGTGTTGGATAAGTGACCCGGGTTTTGGGCTCTACAAAACGCGGCCCGAATCCAAGCTCTTCATGCATCAGGAAAGGAGAATGCAAATCCTGGCGGTTGAACGGCTTGGCCATTCCTGCCAGGAAGACCACGGGAAACTCCAGACCTTTGGACTTGTGGATGGTCATAATGCGGACCCCCCCGGCTTCCTCGCCGGTTCCTCCCGCTGCGCCCAGGTCGCCGCCGTTTTCTCTCAGCCGGTTAATGAATACCAGGAAGCGGAACAAGCCGCGTGCATTGGTATCATTCTCAAACTGAACAGCCCGGTCATACAGCGCTGTAAGATTATTCTGGCGCTGGAAGCCGCCAGGCAGACCGCCGACCCATTCCAGATAACCGCTCTCTGTGTAGATACGCCAGATCAATGTGCTGAGGCTTCCCTGGCGGGCAGCAGTTCTCCAGCCCTCAAGCTGCCTCAGGAAAACTTGCAGCTTCTTCCGCAGCTTCCCGGAAATCTCCGGCATTGCCGCTTTTCCTGCCATATGGTCTGCAGACGGGCCGTCTCCCGCCGGGCTTTCATTAGGTGCAGCCGGATCATCAGAGTTGGAAGCGCCTGACTTGAGCGCATGATGGCCGCCAGGCGCATCCCCTGTCTCAGTCTGCTCTCCGGCAGCCGCCAGCACTGCATCCAAAAATGAACCATCGCTGCAGAGACGCACCGCTGCCAGTTCTTCCTCGCGCAGATTCACCACAGGCGACCGGAGGACGCCGGCCAGAGGAATGTCCTGCCGGGGATTGTCCACAATCTGCAGCAGTGAAAGGGCAATTTCCACCTCGGTAGCCTGAAAATAGCCTTTGTTCTGATCCCCGTATGCCGGAATACCCTCCAGGCGCAGCTCTTCGACCATCAGCGGAGTCCAGATCCGGGCAGACCGCAGCAGAATCACAATGTCCCCGTAAACAACCGGGCGCATGATCTTCAAGGCTTTATCATAGATCATCAGCGGCTCACCGCCGCTCATGCCGGTCATCTGGGAGATGCGCCGGACGATAGCTCTTGCTTCAAGCTGTGCGGTTTCACTCTCCATTGCTTCATTTTCTTGCGCAGGAAGCTCCCCGTCCTCAGCAGATTCCTCTGTACGTGAAGACGATGATGCTCCCCGGTCAATAAGCAGCAGCTCAGGGGCAAAATAAGTGTCCGGCCCCTTCTCCGCCGCACCCGGAAAATGGGCTCCGTAAACCAGCTCCGCCCGCTCATCATAGCTTATTTCAGCAACCGTACTGTCCATAATCTGCCGGAAAATCATATTCACGGCATTTACGACCTCCAGACGGCTGCGGAAATTGCGGGCCAGATCAATAACGGAGCCGCCGGGCTTGCTTGGTTCAAGGGCTTCAACAGCCCCGGCAGCCTCATGGCTGCCGGTTAAGGCATCATTGCCGCGGTCCGCGGCTGAACCAAAGCTCTTATATTTATCCAGGAACAATCCCGGCTCCGCCAGCCTGAACCGGTAAATGCTCTGCTTCATATCTCCGACCATAAACCGGTTCCCCGGCGATTCCCGGGAAATCAGCCGCACAATTTCCTCCTGCACGCTGTTCGTATCCTGATATTCATCCAGCAGTACCTCGTCGAACTGGTCCCGGTACTCCATCGCCGCATCCGAAGGCAGCGAATGTCCGGGTTCTGAATCTTCATGCCGCAGGATTTGCAGGCAATAATGCTCCAGGTCGCTGAAATCGACTATTCCCCGGCCTGCCTTCTCGATCCGGTAGCGTTCCCCGAATTCGATGACCGTCTCAGCCAGCTCCCGCATCAGCGGAGCGGCCTCATGCAGTTCAGCCAAAAAGGCTTCAGCGGGGCGGCCAAAAAGCGATTTTTGCAGCTCCAGCAAGCTTTTCTTCACATTGTCACGCAGTTCCTTAACCCGCTCCTGCAGCCCCGGGTCGGTCGAATCCTTCTTGCAGGCCTTCAGCTTCCCAAACGATATTTCAATAAAAATATTATACAGCTCGGCCCACGGACGGAATTCCAGCGCTTCCTGCAGCGCCTGCACCATTTCCAGATCCGCAGCCAGATTGTCTGCGTAAGGAGCGGGGCCGCCGGGCTGCAGGGCAATTTCCCGGCCCTGGCGCAGCTGACTCGCCGCGCCGTCCAGCGTGAGCTTCGCTTCCGCCAGGATGCTCTGCACCCATGGCGTGCGGCTCAGGGCCTCCGTATCCGGCAGCGAGAAATCCGCTGCGGTGTCCCGCAGCCACTGTGCCGGCCAGGGATGGCTGCGCGCAAAATCATGCAGCCGCTGCACCAGGGAATGGACAGCATCATCGCTGCGCTCGCCGCTGAACCAGTCAGCCAGCCGCACAAACACTGTATCCTCCCCGTCTCCGGCAACCTCCCCATATTTCTCTTCCAGCAGCTCTTCAAGCAGCTCCTGGCGCATCATCTCCGCCTCATGCTCATTCAGAATCCGGAAGCCCGGATCAATGGGGATGAGCTGGTAATAACGCCGGATCACCTCCAGGCAAAAGGAATGCAGCGTCGTAATCGAAGCTCTGCCAAGCAGGGCAAGCTGACGGCGCAGATGCTCATTGCCATGGCTTTCTTCCTCTTTCCCGGAGCTTTCTTCCTCCAGCTTCCGTTCCAGTGCCTCGCGGATGCGTTGCCGCATTTCGGCAGCCGCTGCTTTGGTAAAGGTAGCCACCAGCAGCCTGTCCACACTGAACCCGTTCTCCTCATTGCTGATTTTACGGATAATCCGCTCCACCAGCACCGCTGTTTTGCCGGAGCCCGCCGCCGCCGCGACCAGGATATCGTCACCGCTCTCGGCAATGGCGCGCCACTGGTCATCGCTCCATAGGCTGCCTTCCGGCTTGGGTTCTATTTCCGCTCTCCGTATCATGGCTTCTCTCCTCCTTCGCGGGACAGCAGGTCCCAGATGACTTCCTTGCCCGGCTTGCCGAGATTGTTGTAGGCATTGCCTTCCACGGCCTCATCGAATTGGCATACCGGCCGGAAAGAGCAGAAGGTGCAAGCTGTTTCCTGCTGTATCCGGTAAGGCTGGATCGCTACATCCCCTTCAGTAATGCGTGTCCCGATATCAGAGATGGTGCTGCGCACTGAGGACAGCAAATGCCCCCATTGCTCGGGAGTGGCTACCGAAGCACTGCTGTAAAAGCTCCCGTCGCTCTTCAGCGCCACCGGCACGATTGAGGAATACCCCTTATCCAGAGTGGTATCCATCAGGGAGACCACTTCACGGTCCGCCGTCAGCAGCCCCTTCATCTTGAACCGTTTCATCAGCTCCTGCTCTGCCTGCTCGCGGTTCATGCCGTTCGCTGAAGTCAGCAGCGGATCATGCACATGGAAATAGAGCGTTCCGGCCGGCAGGGCGGTTTGGCCGAGCCACTGCTCCGAATACGTAAGCAGAACATCGAGGTAGGTCAGCATTTGCAGGGACAGTCCGTAATAGACCTCATGCAGTTTGAGATCCTTCTGGCTTGATTTGTAGTCGATGACCCGCAGCAGGATGCCCTGTTCGCCTTCAGCCATATCCACACGGTCGATCCGGCCCACTACCTCCATCACACAGCCGTTCGGCAGTGTAATCCTCAGCGGCGGGAGATCCTTGCCCGGGCCAAAGTCCAGTTCCAGCCCCACCGGCTCAAAGCTGCCCCTCCTGGCGTGTTCACCGAGGATGACTGAGGCGCGGCCGACAATGTTTTTGAGCTTGCGGGAGATGTATCCGTAGCGTTTGCTGCTCATTAGAATTTCGCCCTGCAGGAGCGGAGAGAGCCGGTCCACGGTCTCGCCGGCTTCACGGCGGCATTCCTCCGCAGACATGCTTCCCCAGCTCCGTCCCTGCTTCTGCAGCCGCAGAGCCATATCGCTGAGAGCGGCATGGAACAGTTGTCCAATGTCCGGTGCCTTCAGCTTATACAGCTGGCGTTCCTTCAGTCTCAGTCCGTACGAAGCGAAATGCGAGAAGGCGCAGGCCACGAACTTCTCCATGCGTGACACACTTCCGCGTAGCGTTGTCCCGCCGTACAGGCGCAGACTGGTCTCCCGCTTCAACCGGATTCCTTCATTGCGGTAGAACAGGGAGCCGAGCAGCCGTTCCAGCTTCGGTCCATACTCCGCATCGGTGATAAACCAGTTATAGACATCCCACCAAAATGCGGGAATTTCCACCCCCTGGCGATACTGCCGAAGCTGCATAATGAGCATTCGCAGCGTCTGTTCCGGCTGGCTGACAAAGCTCAGATGCAGCGCTTCTAGAGTCTCTGCATCGTCTGAAACTCCAGCTGCAGACGATGGAAATCCGGAAACGAAATACTCTTT encodes the following:
- a CDS encoding exonuclease SbcCD subunit D translates to MRILHTGDWHLGRTLEGRSRQKEQEQFIDELVEIADASQADLILMAGDVYDSVNPPAAAEQLFYDAAARLTADGRPLVVISGNHDQPERVASVSPLVRRQGITLVGMPTSEPVTVHAARTGEVAKIAALPYPSEARLGELLAGDAGEDELRLAYSARVGRLMNLLGREFTPQTVNLAMSHIYVLGGVESDSERPIQVGGAYTVDPSALSCGAQYTALGHLHRAQRVKGDSMIRYSGSPLAYSFSEAGQAKSVALIEVVPGAEPSFEEIYLRCGRPLVNWKSSGGLQEVYGWLDEGRDATAFIDLELRLTEAMSLNDIQRLRKSREGIIHIRPVYPQMEQELEEMARSRMPVQELFRRFYQRQTGGAEPEDSLIELFLELAEEERLESAEGEEN
- a CDS encoding UvrD-helicase domain-containing protein; translated protein: MIRRAEIEPKPEGSLWSDDQWRAIAESGDDILVAAAAGSGKTAVLVERIIRKISNEENGFSVDRLLVATFTKAAAAEMRQRIREALERKLEEESSGKEEESHGNEHLRRQLALLGRASITTLHSFCLEVIRRYYQLIPIDPGFRILNEHEAEMMRQELLEELLEEKYGEVAGDGEDTVFVRLADWFSGERSDDAVHSLVQRLHDFARSHPWPAQWLRDTAADFSLPDTEALSRTPWVQSILAEAKLTLDGAASQLRQGREIALQPGGPAPYADNLAADLEMVQALQEALEFRPWAELYNIFIEISFGKLKACKKDSTDPGLQERVKELRDNVKKSLLELQKSLFGRPAEAFLAELHEAAPLMRELAETVIEFGERYRIEKAGRGIVDFSDLEHYCLQILRHEDSEPGHSLPSDAAMEYRDQFDEVLLDEYQDTNSVQEEIVRLISRESPGNRFMVGDMKQSIYRFRLAEPGLFLDKYKSFGSAADRGNDALTGSHEAAGAVEALEPSKPGGSVIDLARNFRSRLEVVNAVNMIFRQIMDSTVAEISYDERAELVYGAHFPGAAEKGPDTYFAPELLLIDRGASSSSRTEESAEDGELPAQENEAMESETAQLEARAIVRRISQMTGMSGGEPLMIYDKALKIMRPVVYGDIVILLRSARIWTPLMVEELRLEGIPAYGDQNKGYFQATEVEIALSLLQIVDNPRQDIPLAGVLRSPVVNLREEELAAVRLCSDGSFLDAVLAAAGEQTETGDAPGGHHALKSGASNSDDPAAPNESPAGDGPSADHMAGKAAMPEISGKLRKKLQVFLRQLEGWRTAARQGSLSTLIWRIYTESGYLEWVGGLPGGFQRQNNLTALYDRAVQFENDTNARGLFRFLVFINRLRENGGDLGAAGGTGEEAGGVRIMTIHKSKGLEFPVVFLAGMAKPFNRQDLHSPFLMHEELGFGPRFVEPKTRVTYPTLPYLAISRRSRLELLAEEMRVLYVGLTRPRDKMILVGTVRDLPRTLAGWSSVQGREQMLLEDHMLARGRSYLDWVGPALIRHPRAAILRKLAGADGPVSAVLHGDASNWSISAVNAQELSSGSALAGSGTADQNEERQAALEALRHGRRVPNGSAAREAEVTGRLKWVYPYAAASGIPAKTSVTELKSMLSMQEQPSYDLLEESLYGDAGLSLTRGAAGTDSLHLQRPKFMEKRGLSPSERGTAYHTVMQHMPLEGVVDRSVLEATIARLTRLAILTGEQAEAVEISDIEAFYSGEMGRRLIGASWKRREQPFSYMVPAGEAYHGLEYLNEAAAGLEAPAGNEAFGESVLIQGVIDCLFREEGRLILLDYKTDAVLEHQGGLETLKEKYRFQLELYSKALLAILGEPVSEIWLYFFDGGHAVKL